The Bacteroidota bacterium genome includes the window TATTATGATACTGCAGTTAAAGGTAGTATTCCCATATATGGCAGAGGCGATAAAAATTTTGAAGGGCTCAATTGTATATATCATATTACAGAAGCAAATGAATATATAAATAATTTAAGTTTTAAACTCGGAAATTATCAGATTTGGGTTGACCCTCATGGCCGCAGTGACGATAATTCGGCTTTCACAAATGATGGGCAAAATCGATATATCAAATTTGGCGATGGTGGAATAGACGATGCTGAAGATGCGGATCCAATCATCCATGAATATCACCATGGTATTTATGATGAAGCCTCGCAAAGCCAGAATATAGGGCTTTACCGCAAATCGATGGAGGAAGGAAGTTGCGATTATGCAGCAGCTTCTTATTCTAAATATATTACTTCTTATCAGTGGCAAAAAGTATATAATTGGGATGGGAATAATAATTTTGATAACCCACAATGGTTGGGTCGTACGGTACAATCCACGAGAAAATATCCTACAGATTTGAGTGGCGGAAACATCTATAATAATGGAGAAATATGGTCTACTTTTTTAATGAATTTAGAAGCTAGTGTAGGTCGAGATTACTTGCATAAACTATTATATCAATCGTTTTACTCCGCAGCATTATATATTGATTTCCCTACCATGGCCAAACTGCTATTGCAGAGTGATACACTAATTAATGGAGCTGCAAATTGTTGGAAGATTTGTATGGAGCTCACCAAAAGTAATATACTGATTTGTGGAACCCCAGTGCAGCAAGCAGAAAAGCAAAATATTGATATGGTGCATACAGATAAATTCGTTTCAGTAAAAAATACTAGCGATAAAATATTAAACCTAACGGTATTGAGTATGGATGGCAAGCTCATGCTGCAACAACTAATACCTGTAAATGTCACAGAAACACTCGATAAATCAGCTCTGCCACAAGGTATATATATAGTCAATATTTGCAACGAGAAAATAAATTATACAAAAAAGATTGCCGTCTATTAAATTTTTTGACATAGGTTTACAAAAAAAATAGCTGCATTTGCAAATGTTTTCTTAAATTTGTAAAGTATTATGATACCATTTTCGCCACCCCGCATCGACCAGAAGATTATTGACGAAGTAGTTGATACTCTTAAATCTGGCTGGATTACCACCGGTCCAAAGACAAAATTATTTGAAAAAAAACTTACCGAATATACCAATTGCAAAGCCACATTATGCCTAAATTCGGCTACGGCAGGTTTGGAATTGATGCTGCGTTGGTTCGGAGTAGGAGAGGGCGATGAGGTAATATTACCCGCCTACACCTATTCAGC containing:
- a CDS encoding T9SS type A sorting domain-containing protein encodes the protein MCNKKYTVSHFVKAILYCIGIWFFNQQAQAQNSNKIQSFYQQRQAIVEFDKGSIINNEDIIYYTEEYINKLFPQYEIKFKSIKRSPFSSHLLFQQRYETLPVYQGSVMVNIANDGRVLSIINNLIDFNYTKPAYSNNIYNCIYYDGEKPLSVLLDSITNNVGLLERVFYNNEIIYTNILTSYLNPIDTTVKAKVFNPDPITTANVVYGGSYSDFNDSNVSILNNEMQFQNLRLKYDSGYFIFENNRVKIKKINPVVYYDTAVKGSIPIYGRGDKNFEGLNCIYHITEANEYINNLSFKLGNYQIWVDPHGRSDDNSAFTNDGQNRYIKFGDGGIDDAEDADPIIHEYHHGIYDEASQSQNIGLYRKSMEEGSCDYAAASYSKYITSYQWQKVYNWDGNNNFDNPQWLGRTVQSTRKYPTDLSGGNIYNNGEIWSTFLMNLEASVGRDYLHKLLYQSFYSAALYIDFPTMAKLLLQSDTLINGAANCWKICMELTKSNILICGTPVQQAEKQNIDMVHTDKFVSVKNTSDKILNLTVLSMDGKLMLQQLIPVNVTETLDKSALPQGIYIVNICNEKINYTKKIAVY